The nucleotide window CTTGCCGAGGTATGGCTGGATTTTACACGAATCGTTTCCGTCACCCTGCTCGTAGGCCCAATGAAAACATAGCTGCGTTTTCATTGGGCCTCAAACACGTGGCCAACCGGGCCGGCCTTTTGCGGTTTTGCATCTCGTACCAAGCGTAGACCAAAATAGATGAACTTTCTTTGGGGTCGAGCAGTGGCCCGGTACCAGGAACTTAAGCCCAATTCTGTCCTGGTATCCCAATTACCACCCCGGAATACCCTTCGGTCGCCGGATCTCGGCCCCATCGGATCGACGACCGGTCCGGATGGATAATCACCTTCAAAGTCCTCACACCACTCGGATACATTGCCGGTCATGTCATGGAGTCCCCAGGCATTCGGCGGCTTCAGCCCCACCGGGTGGGTTTTGCCCCCGGAATTGCCGTTGTACCAGCAATAGTCTCCGTTCAAGGTGTCCCCCCAGTAGAATCGGGTTGTGGTTCCCGCCCGGCAGGCATATTCCCATTCCGCTTCGGTCGGCAATCGATACCCGTTGCCCGGATCCAGTTCGTTCAATTTCCGGATGAACGCCTGGCATTCGTCCCAGGAAAGGTTGTCTACGGGGAGATCGTCCCCTTTTCCAGTCGACGTGCTCTCATACATGACCGCGTTCCATTGTGCCTGCGTCACTTCCGTCGACATCATCTCGAATCCTCGCGTCAGGGTGACACGGTGAAGCGGAAACCTTGTCTCCGATACTGCCCCACTGTCTGTTCCCATCATGAAACTTCCCGGAGGGATGCTCACGAATTGCAACCGCGGGGCCCGTGGGACATAAAAGAACTTCCCCCAATTGCATGAAGACAGCACAAGAGGGATAAAGACGCAATACAACAACAATTTCAGGAACACCCGGGAGGGCATCACGTTATCCTCCTTTCCATAACATTGCGTTCAACGATTTAATGATCTATCATTGAACTTATGATAGAAGAACATAATTATACTCATCAAAAATACAATAATAAAGAATGTCCCAATTTGTCTATTTTCCGCTCTTGTTTTTACTAAATCCCATTCCGAAAAATTTAAATTCACTCCATCTTGGAGATGCACAGTAAGTGGAAGTTATTACGTATTGGTTTGAGTCTCCAAATACCGCCCAACCACTGTCTATTTCAATGTCGATCACGGCCACGCCCCCGAAATCCTGGCCCGACGGGTGACGTTTCCGGGCGACCCATGCAATGAAGTTGCAGCCCAAGGGTTTATCTGTCAAAGCGGCTGCGCAGGCGGGCGCTGTCGGTCAGGACGTGACCGCCATCCGACTGGACGAGAACCATGTGGCTGAAGAGGGCGGAGTCGGAACTGTCCAGGGAAACCACACCCCACCCGTCCGGTGTCACCCGGAGGGTGGAACTTCCCTCGTGCGCCAGGACAATGACGGCGAGGACCATGCCTTCCCGCAGGACGACATGCCCGTCCGGTCCAGGATCGTCACAGGGAATTCGGGGCACATCCCTGGGGACGGTACTGATGCGGTAGCCCACGAAGTCTGCCGACGGCTGCAACGAGGCGCTTTTCAATGCCTGGGCGATCGTGTTGCTCACTTCCGCGACCCGGGCGCCATCCCGAACGACCGACACCGCACGGACGAGGGCCTGGTGGGTGGCTATCAGAAGTCGGGTGCGGGCCGGGCGGAGGCGGCCGACCGGGAATAACAAGCGACTGAATCGACGGCTTCAGCCCTGGCCCGACGGCAAATCGAGGCCGTGATCAAGGCCAAGACGGCAATGACGATGATGATCAAATAGATCACGCTCATGCCGTTTCCTTGGACAATCGCATCAGAATGAATTCAAAACGGGGACTCAATCGAAACGCCCGGAAAGACGACGGGAATTCAATGGTCGAAAAGTCCATGCCGTCAGGAGACGCCGGGTTACCAGAATTTCCACCAGGGTTTTTTCGGCGGTGTGGCGGGCTCGGGTTTGGCCGGCTGCGCGACGGCGGGCATCACATCCGCCGGGGTGGCCGCCGGGGCCGTCGCTGACCGTTTCCAGCTTGGCGTCCTTTTGGGCCGGCGGAGATGTTTCGGCCGTTGCCAACCCAGTTTGGCCTTGATCGCCACGAGTTGCTCCAGGAACCGCCCCCCCTTGGCCGGGTCGACCTGGGCCACGAAATGCGCGTATCCCTCCAGCGCGGAAATCACCTCCCCTCCGCGGCCCCAGTGCTGGCCCCGCAGGCCATCCTTCTCCAGCCGGAACAGGACCGCCCGCATCCGGCGAAGGTTCTCACGGTTGACCGCCGGCCGCTCGTTGACCACGATCCCCGTGACTTCCTGTCGGCGTCCCCGGCGCTGGACCCGGGTCTTGTCCCGATTGATCCGGAAGCCCTCGTGAGAGACGATGCCTTCCGTTTTCCGCAGGAGCTTGCCGACCTTTCCTCTGGCTTCGCCGGAACCGGAGAAGGTGAGGTCGTCGGCATAGCGGCTGTACGAGAATCCCAGCGTTTCGGCCAGGTTGGA belongs to Acidobacteriota bacterium and includes:
- a CDS encoding formylglycine-generating enzyme family protein; translated protein: MMGTDSGAVSETRFPLHRVTLTRGFEMMSTEVTQAQWNAVMYESTSTGKGDDLPVDNLSWDECQAFIRKLNELDPGNGYRLPTEAEWEYACRAGTTTRFYWGDTLNGDYCWYNGNSGGKTHPVGLKPPNAWGLHDMTGNVSEWCEDFEGDYPSGPVVDPMGPRSGDRRVFRGGNWDTRTELGLSSWYRATARPQRKFIYFGLRLVRDAKPQKAGPVGHVFEAQ
- a CDS encoding M24 family metallopeptidase; translated protein: MLFPVGRLRPARTRLLIATHQALVRAVSVVRDGARVAEVSNTIAQALKSASLQPSADFVGYRISTVPRDVPRIPCDDPGPDGHVVLREGMVLAVIVLAHEGSSTLRVTPDGWGVVSLDSSDSALFSHMVLVQSDGGHVLTDSARLRSRFDR